The Pangasianodon hypophthalmus isolate fPanHyp1 chromosome 13, fPanHyp1.pri, whole genome shotgun sequence genome includes a window with the following:
- the si:dkeyp-72e1.9 gene encoding syntaxin-binding protein 4 isoform X2, with the protein MDFPSSTEGLEHVGEELYPAHRTHTNSFEMPTFSVMFKGAVIISRTLMGPYGVDRAVHLMQFSDCENGLGIKVIGGVKEVTGEEFGVYVKRILPGGLASIDGHLQPGDQILEVNGESLIGVTSERAVDILRAASSTNHMRLLIARDEEARKEFAELMEKYGSNGSTGSTRNSPIQHTGKYLDSTSSGSSSRSQSPLLLSPAGTQNAFNNTGQLLRSLSHPGEGVIQLISVVRSSTLGLSVSGGSNRPDGPAVFIQEVMSGGDCHRDGRLRAGDQLIAINKESLIGVTHEEAKSTINRVKLSHEPMVEIAFIPGKGHFPCSTSLHSGVQRARANGYGRLKVHVTSAEVRSEDTAPSSSPDISPADIHASALHTQSNGAASKPKVSLDPHIRLRSEKLDLALSYLGLDVTEEKRRKIRESLSTDPQGTVSYGEFVEATRNVYHDKLEEAGLAQGPFMFSYHEAASLMDTSAFHSPTGESECSYSSEEMEQFQSEVKQLQTQMKQLEGLVEDTEDSKKILKDELQKTTEKSSTTVEENGMLKSRLQEAEAVQMQTNSAEQDYEEVIRLLEAEIKDLKEQLTEKKHTSLQVANEDMMELNKRLSIIDSQLRKSELTRKHLEISNKKLLGFAHNVHKVLTSGSLFAMENKSPLATDSPEISDSTHQLVAEARELMERVCSLCADDHTLPQITEGSITGPGFECVVEVNHQPQTSLAGVHVKETRCL; encoded by the exons AGGGGCTGGAGCATGTTGGAGAGGAGCTTTACCCtgcacacaggacacacactaATTCATTCGAGATGCCCACGTTTTCCGTCATGTTTAAAGGAGCTGTCATCATAAGCAG gACGCTGATGGGGCCATATGGAGTAGATCGAGCAGTGCATTTGATGCAGTTTTCAGACTGTGAGAATGGATTAG GTATCAAAGTCATTGGTGGTGTGAAGGAAGTAACAGGAGAGGAGTTTGGAGTTTATGTGAAGAGGATCTTACCAGGTGGCCTTGCGTCTATTGATG gaCACCTACAGCCTGGAGACCAGATCTTGGAGGTGAATGGAGAAAGTTTGATTGGTGTAACGAGTGAGAG AGCGGTGGATATTCTCAGAGCTGCTTCATCCACAAACCACATGCGTCTTCTGATAGCACGAGATGAGGAAGCTCG GAAAGAATTTGCTGAGCTGATGGAGAAATACGGCTCTAACGGCAGTACTGGCTCCACGAGGAACTCCCCCATTCAGCACA CAGGCAAATATTTGGACAGCACATCATCAGGGTCCTCGTCCAGATCCCAGAGTCCTCTGCTGCTCAGTCCAGCTGGGACTCAGAATGCGTTCAATAACACAGGACAGCTACTGCGCTCGCTCAG tcaccCAGGTGAAGGTGTGATCCAGCTGATCTCAGTGGTTCGCTCCAGCACTCTGGGTCTCTCAGTCAGCGGAGGCTCTAACAGACCAGACGGCCCAGCCGTGTTcatacaggaagtgatgtcgGGAGGAGACTGCCATCGG GATGGACGACTCAGAGCAGGAGATCAGCTCATCGCCATTAACAAGGAGTCGCTGATCGGAGTCACACACGAGGAGGCCAAAAGCACCATCAACCGAGTGAAACTCAG CCATGAGCCGATGGTGGAAATCGCCTTCATTCCAGGGAAAGGTCATTTTCCCTGCAGCACGTCGTTACACAGCGGAGTTCAGAGAGCCAGAGCGAACGGATACGGCAGGTTAAAAGTGCACGTCACCTCTGCTGAG gtTCGATCAGAAGACACAGCACCATCCTCTTCTCCTGACATCAGTCCCGCAGACATTCACGCCTCAG CCttgcacacacagagcaatgGTGCCGCGTCCAAACCGAAAGTCTCGCTGGACCCCCACATACGACTGCGATCAGAGAAACTCGACCTG GCTCTGTCTTATCTCGGACTGGATGTcacagaggagaagaggaggaaaatcAGAGAGAGTTTGTCCACAGATCCTCAAGGGACAGTGTCTTACGGAG AGTTTGTGGAGGCCACACGTAATGTGTACCACGATAAGCTGGAGGAGGCGGGGCTTGCACAGGGACCCTTCATGTTCTCCTATCACGAGGCGGCGAGTTTGATGGACACGTCAGCCTTCCACTCACCT ACGGGTGAATCAGAGTGCAGCTACAGCAGTGAGGAGATGGAGCAGTTTCAGTCTGAGGTGAAGCAACTGCAAACACAGATGAAACAGCTAGAG GGTTTAGTGGAGGACACAGAGGACagtaaaaaaattctaaaggaTGAACTTCAGAAAACCACAGAG aaaTCCAGCACCACAGTGGAGGAGAATGGGATGTTGAAGAGCAGGCTTCAGGAGGCTGAGGCTGTTCAGATGCAGACTAACAGTGCTGAACAGGACTACGAGGAGGTCATCCGGCTTCTGGAGGCTGAAATCAAAGATCTGAAGGAGCAACTCACTGAAAAGAAACACACGAGTTTGCAGGTGGCGAAC GAAGACATGATGGAACTGAACAAGAGGCTTTCCATTATCGACAGTCAGCTAAGAAAGTCGGAACTCACCAGGAAACATCTGGAAATCTCGAATAAAAAGCTGCTGGGCTTTGCTcat aatgttCACAAAGTCCTCACCAGTGGCAGTTTATTTGCGATGGAGAACAA GTCGCCCCTGGCAACAGACAGTCCGGAAATCTCAGACTCCACCCACCAGCTTGTAGCTGAGGCCAGAGAGCTCATGGAGAGGGTGTGCTCACTTTGTGCAGATGATCACA CGTTACCGCAGATCACTGAGGGATCTATCACTGGTCCAGGGTTCGAGTGTGTGGTTGA AGTGAATCATCAGCCTCAAACGTCTCTTGCTGGAGTTCACGTTAAAGAGACTCGATGTCTCTAA
- the si:dkeyp-72e1.9 gene encoding syntaxin-binding protein 4 isoform X4, translating to MDFPSSTEGLEHVGEELYPAHRTHTNSFEMPTFSVMFKGAVIISRTLMGPYGVDRAVHLMQFSDCENGLGIKVIGGVKEVTGEEFGVYVKRILPGGLASIDGHLQPGDQILEVNGESLIGVTSERAVDILRAASSTNHMRLLIARDEEARKEFAELMEKYGSNGSTGSTRNSPIQHTGKYLDSTSSGSSSRSQSPLLLSPAGTQNAFNNTGQLLRSLSHPGEGVIQLISVVRSSTLGLSVSGGSNRPDGPAVFIQEVMSGGDCHRDGRLRAGDQLIAINKESLIGVTHEEAKSTINRVKLSHEPMVEIAFIPGKGHFPCSTSLHSGVQRARANGYGRLKVHVTSAEVRSEDTAPSSSPDISPADIHASAALHTQSNGAASKPKVSLDPHIRLRSEKLDLALSYLGLDVTEEKRRKIRESLSTDPQGTVSYGEFVEATRNVYHDKLEEAGLAQGPFMFSYHEAASLMDTSAFHSPTGESECSYSSEEMEQFQSEGLVEDTEDSKKILKDELQKTTEKSSTTVEENGMLKSRLQEAEAVQMQTNSAEQDYEEVIRLLEAEIKDLKEQLTEKKHTSLQVANEDMMELNKRLSIIDSQLRKSELTRKHLEISNKKLLGFAHNVHKVLTSGSLFAMENKSPLATDSPEISDSTHQLVAEARELMERVCSLCADDHTLPQITEGSITGPGFECVVEVNHQPQTSLAGVHVKETRCL from the exons AGGGGCTGGAGCATGTTGGAGAGGAGCTTTACCCtgcacacaggacacacactaATTCATTCGAGATGCCCACGTTTTCCGTCATGTTTAAAGGAGCTGTCATCATAAGCAG gACGCTGATGGGGCCATATGGAGTAGATCGAGCAGTGCATTTGATGCAGTTTTCAGACTGTGAGAATGGATTAG GTATCAAAGTCATTGGTGGTGTGAAGGAAGTAACAGGAGAGGAGTTTGGAGTTTATGTGAAGAGGATCTTACCAGGTGGCCTTGCGTCTATTGATG gaCACCTACAGCCTGGAGACCAGATCTTGGAGGTGAATGGAGAAAGTTTGATTGGTGTAACGAGTGAGAG AGCGGTGGATATTCTCAGAGCTGCTTCATCCACAAACCACATGCGTCTTCTGATAGCACGAGATGAGGAAGCTCG GAAAGAATTTGCTGAGCTGATGGAGAAATACGGCTCTAACGGCAGTACTGGCTCCACGAGGAACTCCCCCATTCAGCACA CAGGCAAATATTTGGACAGCACATCATCAGGGTCCTCGTCCAGATCCCAGAGTCCTCTGCTGCTCAGTCCAGCTGGGACTCAGAATGCGTTCAATAACACAGGACAGCTACTGCGCTCGCTCAG tcaccCAGGTGAAGGTGTGATCCAGCTGATCTCAGTGGTTCGCTCCAGCACTCTGGGTCTCTCAGTCAGCGGAGGCTCTAACAGACCAGACGGCCCAGCCGTGTTcatacaggaagtgatgtcgGGAGGAGACTGCCATCGG GATGGACGACTCAGAGCAGGAGATCAGCTCATCGCCATTAACAAGGAGTCGCTGATCGGAGTCACACACGAGGAGGCCAAAAGCACCATCAACCGAGTGAAACTCAG CCATGAGCCGATGGTGGAAATCGCCTTCATTCCAGGGAAAGGTCATTTTCCCTGCAGCACGTCGTTACACAGCGGAGTTCAGAGAGCCAGAGCGAACGGATACGGCAGGTTAAAAGTGCACGTCACCTCTGCTGAG gtTCGATCAGAAGACACAGCACCATCCTCTTCTCCTGACATCAGTCCCGCAGACATTCACGCCTCAG CAGCCttgcacacacagagcaatgGTGCCGCGTCCAAACCGAAAGTCTCGCTGGACCCCCACATACGACTGCGATCAGAGAAACTCGACCTG GCTCTGTCTTATCTCGGACTGGATGTcacagaggagaagaggaggaaaatcAGAGAGAGTTTGTCCACAGATCCTCAAGGGACAGTGTCTTACGGAG AGTTTGTGGAGGCCACACGTAATGTGTACCACGATAAGCTGGAGGAGGCGGGGCTTGCACAGGGACCCTTCATGTTCTCCTATCACGAGGCGGCGAGTTTGATGGACACGTCAGCCTTCCACTCACCT ACGGGTGAATCAGAGTGCAGCTACAGCAGTGAGGAGATGGAGCAGTTTCAGTCTGAG GGTTTAGTGGAGGACACAGAGGACagtaaaaaaattctaaaggaTGAACTTCAGAAAACCACAGAG aaaTCCAGCACCACAGTGGAGGAGAATGGGATGTTGAAGAGCAGGCTTCAGGAGGCTGAGGCTGTTCAGATGCAGACTAACAGTGCTGAACAGGACTACGAGGAGGTCATCCGGCTTCTGGAGGCTGAAATCAAAGATCTGAAGGAGCAACTCACTGAAAAGAAACACACGAGTTTGCAGGTGGCGAAC GAAGACATGATGGAACTGAACAAGAGGCTTTCCATTATCGACAGTCAGCTAAGAAAGTCGGAACTCACCAGGAAACATCTGGAAATCTCGAATAAAAAGCTGCTGGGCTTTGCTcat aatgttCACAAAGTCCTCACCAGTGGCAGTTTATTTGCGATGGAGAACAA GTCGCCCCTGGCAACAGACAGTCCGGAAATCTCAGACTCCACCCACCAGCTTGTAGCTGAGGCCAGAGAGCTCATGGAGAGGGTGTGCTCACTTTGTGCAGATGATCACA CGTTACCGCAGATCACTGAGGGATCTATCACTGGTCCAGGGTTCGAGTGTGTGGTTGA AGTGAATCATCAGCCTCAAACGTCTCTTGCTGGAGTTCACGTTAAAGAGACTCGATGTCTCTAA
- the si:dkeyp-72e1.9 gene encoding syntaxin-binding protein 4 isoform X1, with protein MDFPSSTEGLEHVGEELYPAHRTHTNSFEMPTFSVMFKGAVIISRTLMGPYGVDRAVHLMQFSDCENGLGIKVIGGVKEVTGEEFGVYVKRILPGGLASIDGHLQPGDQILEVNGESLIGVTSERAVDILRAASSTNHMRLLIARDEEARKEFAELMEKYGSNGSTGSTRNSPIQHTGKYLDSTSSGSSSRSQSPLLLSPAGTQNAFNNTGQLLRSLSHPGEGVIQLISVVRSSTLGLSVSGGSNRPDGPAVFIQEVMSGGDCHRDGRLRAGDQLIAINKESLIGVTHEEAKSTINRVKLSHEPMVEIAFIPGKGHFPCSTSLHSGVQRARANGYGRLKVHVTSAEVRSEDTAPSSSPDISPADIHASAALHTQSNGAASKPKVSLDPHIRLRSEKLDLALSYLGLDVTEEKRRKIRESLSTDPQGTVSYGEFVEATRNVYHDKLEEAGLAQGPFMFSYHEAASLMDTSAFHSPTGESECSYSSEEMEQFQSEVKQLQTQMKQLEGLVEDTEDSKKILKDELQKTTEKSSTTVEENGMLKSRLQEAEAVQMQTNSAEQDYEEVIRLLEAEIKDLKEQLTEKKHTSLQVANEDMMELNKRLSIIDSQLRKSELTRKHLEISNKKLLGFAHNVHKVLTSGSLFAMENKSPLATDSPEISDSTHQLVAEARELMERVCSLCADDHTLPQITEGSITGPGFECVVEVNHQPQTSLAGVHVKETRCL; from the exons AGGGGCTGGAGCATGTTGGAGAGGAGCTTTACCCtgcacacaggacacacactaATTCATTCGAGATGCCCACGTTTTCCGTCATGTTTAAAGGAGCTGTCATCATAAGCAG gACGCTGATGGGGCCATATGGAGTAGATCGAGCAGTGCATTTGATGCAGTTTTCAGACTGTGAGAATGGATTAG GTATCAAAGTCATTGGTGGTGTGAAGGAAGTAACAGGAGAGGAGTTTGGAGTTTATGTGAAGAGGATCTTACCAGGTGGCCTTGCGTCTATTGATG gaCACCTACAGCCTGGAGACCAGATCTTGGAGGTGAATGGAGAAAGTTTGATTGGTGTAACGAGTGAGAG AGCGGTGGATATTCTCAGAGCTGCTTCATCCACAAACCACATGCGTCTTCTGATAGCACGAGATGAGGAAGCTCG GAAAGAATTTGCTGAGCTGATGGAGAAATACGGCTCTAACGGCAGTACTGGCTCCACGAGGAACTCCCCCATTCAGCACA CAGGCAAATATTTGGACAGCACATCATCAGGGTCCTCGTCCAGATCCCAGAGTCCTCTGCTGCTCAGTCCAGCTGGGACTCAGAATGCGTTCAATAACACAGGACAGCTACTGCGCTCGCTCAG tcaccCAGGTGAAGGTGTGATCCAGCTGATCTCAGTGGTTCGCTCCAGCACTCTGGGTCTCTCAGTCAGCGGAGGCTCTAACAGACCAGACGGCCCAGCCGTGTTcatacaggaagtgatgtcgGGAGGAGACTGCCATCGG GATGGACGACTCAGAGCAGGAGATCAGCTCATCGCCATTAACAAGGAGTCGCTGATCGGAGTCACACACGAGGAGGCCAAAAGCACCATCAACCGAGTGAAACTCAG CCATGAGCCGATGGTGGAAATCGCCTTCATTCCAGGGAAAGGTCATTTTCCCTGCAGCACGTCGTTACACAGCGGAGTTCAGAGAGCCAGAGCGAACGGATACGGCAGGTTAAAAGTGCACGTCACCTCTGCTGAG gtTCGATCAGAAGACACAGCACCATCCTCTTCTCCTGACATCAGTCCCGCAGACATTCACGCCTCAG CAGCCttgcacacacagagcaatgGTGCCGCGTCCAAACCGAAAGTCTCGCTGGACCCCCACATACGACTGCGATCAGAGAAACTCGACCTG GCTCTGTCTTATCTCGGACTGGATGTcacagaggagaagaggaggaaaatcAGAGAGAGTTTGTCCACAGATCCTCAAGGGACAGTGTCTTACGGAG AGTTTGTGGAGGCCACACGTAATGTGTACCACGATAAGCTGGAGGAGGCGGGGCTTGCACAGGGACCCTTCATGTTCTCCTATCACGAGGCGGCGAGTTTGATGGACACGTCAGCCTTCCACTCACCT ACGGGTGAATCAGAGTGCAGCTACAGCAGTGAGGAGATGGAGCAGTTTCAGTCTGAGGTGAAGCAACTGCAAACACAGATGAAACAGCTAGAG GGTTTAGTGGAGGACACAGAGGACagtaaaaaaattctaaaggaTGAACTTCAGAAAACCACAGAG aaaTCCAGCACCACAGTGGAGGAGAATGGGATGTTGAAGAGCAGGCTTCAGGAGGCTGAGGCTGTTCAGATGCAGACTAACAGTGCTGAACAGGACTACGAGGAGGTCATCCGGCTTCTGGAGGCTGAAATCAAAGATCTGAAGGAGCAACTCACTGAAAAGAAACACACGAGTTTGCAGGTGGCGAAC GAAGACATGATGGAACTGAACAAGAGGCTTTCCATTATCGACAGTCAGCTAAGAAAGTCGGAACTCACCAGGAAACATCTGGAAATCTCGAATAAAAAGCTGCTGGGCTTTGCTcat aatgttCACAAAGTCCTCACCAGTGGCAGTTTATTTGCGATGGAGAACAA GTCGCCCCTGGCAACAGACAGTCCGGAAATCTCAGACTCCACCCACCAGCTTGTAGCTGAGGCCAGAGAGCTCATGGAGAGGGTGTGCTCACTTTGTGCAGATGATCACA CGTTACCGCAGATCACTGAGGGATCTATCACTGGTCCAGGGTTCGAGTGTGTGGTTGA AGTGAATCATCAGCCTCAAACGTCTCTTGCTGGAGTTCACGTTAAAGAGACTCGATGTCTCTAA
- the si:dkeyp-72e1.9 gene encoding syntaxin-binding protein 4 isoform X6 has protein sequence MSCLKKTELEHFDGLSLIYWTLMGPYGVDRAVHLMQFSDCENGLGIKVIGGVKEVTGEEFGVYVKRILPGGLASIDGHLQPGDQILEVNGESLIGVTSERAVDILRAASSTNHMRLLIARDEEARKEFAELMEKYGSNGSTGSTRNSPIQHTGKYLDSTSSGSSSRSQSPLLLSPAGTQNAFNNTGQLLRSLSHPGEGVIQLISVVRSSTLGLSVSGGSNRPDGPAVFIQEVMSGGDCHRDGRLRAGDQLIAINKESLIGVTHEEAKSTINRVKLSHEPMVEIAFIPGKGHFPCSTSLHSGVQRARANGYGRLKVHVTSAEVRSEDTAPSSSPDISPADIHASALHTQSNGAASKPKVSLDPHIRLRSEKLDLALSYLGLDVTEEKRRKIRESLSTDPQGTVSYGEFVEATRNVYHDKLEEAGLAQGPFMFSYHEAASLMDTSAFHSPTGESECSYSSEEMEQFQSEVKQLQTQMKQLEGLVEDTEDSKKILKDELQKTTEKSSTTVEENGMLKSRLQEAEAVQMQTNSAEQDYEEVIRLLEAEIKDLKEQLTEKKHTSLQVANEDMMELNKRLSIIDSQLRKSELTRKHLEISNKKLLGFAHNVHKVLTSGSLFAMENKSPLATDSPEISDSTHQLVAEARELMERVCSLCADDHTLPQITEGSITGPGFECVVEVNHQPQTSLAGVHVKETRCL, from the exons gACGCTGATGGGGCCATATGGAGTAGATCGAGCAGTGCATTTGATGCAGTTTTCAGACTGTGAGAATGGATTAG GTATCAAAGTCATTGGTGGTGTGAAGGAAGTAACAGGAGAGGAGTTTGGAGTTTATGTGAAGAGGATCTTACCAGGTGGCCTTGCGTCTATTGATG gaCACCTACAGCCTGGAGACCAGATCTTGGAGGTGAATGGAGAAAGTTTGATTGGTGTAACGAGTGAGAG AGCGGTGGATATTCTCAGAGCTGCTTCATCCACAAACCACATGCGTCTTCTGATAGCACGAGATGAGGAAGCTCG GAAAGAATTTGCTGAGCTGATGGAGAAATACGGCTCTAACGGCAGTACTGGCTCCACGAGGAACTCCCCCATTCAGCACA CAGGCAAATATTTGGACAGCACATCATCAGGGTCCTCGTCCAGATCCCAGAGTCCTCTGCTGCTCAGTCCAGCTGGGACTCAGAATGCGTTCAATAACACAGGACAGCTACTGCGCTCGCTCAG tcaccCAGGTGAAGGTGTGATCCAGCTGATCTCAGTGGTTCGCTCCAGCACTCTGGGTCTCTCAGTCAGCGGAGGCTCTAACAGACCAGACGGCCCAGCCGTGTTcatacaggaagtgatgtcgGGAGGAGACTGCCATCGG GATGGACGACTCAGAGCAGGAGATCAGCTCATCGCCATTAACAAGGAGTCGCTGATCGGAGTCACACACGAGGAGGCCAAAAGCACCATCAACCGAGTGAAACTCAG CCATGAGCCGATGGTGGAAATCGCCTTCATTCCAGGGAAAGGTCATTTTCCCTGCAGCACGTCGTTACACAGCGGAGTTCAGAGAGCCAGAGCGAACGGATACGGCAGGTTAAAAGTGCACGTCACCTCTGCTGAG gtTCGATCAGAAGACACAGCACCATCCTCTTCTCCTGACATCAGTCCCGCAGACATTCACGCCTCAG CCttgcacacacagagcaatgGTGCCGCGTCCAAACCGAAAGTCTCGCTGGACCCCCACATACGACTGCGATCAGAGAAACTCGACCTG GCTCTGTCTTATCTCGGACTGGATGTcacagaggagaagaggaggaaaatcAGAGAGAGTTTGTCCACAGATCCTCAAGGGACAGTGTCTTACGGAG AGTTTGTGGAGGCCACACGTAATGTGTACCACGATAAGCTGGAGGAGGCGGGGCTTGCACAGGGACCCTTCATGTTCTCCTATCACGAGGCGGCGAGTTTGATGGACACGTCAGCCTTCCACTCACCT ACGGGTGAATCAGAGTGCAGCTACAGCAGTGAGGAGATGGAGCAGTTTCAGTCTGAGGTGAAGCAACTGCAAACACAGATGAAACAGCTAGAG GGTTTAGTGGAGGACACAGAGGACagtaaaaaaattctaaaggaTGAACTTCAGAAAACCACAGAG aaaTCCAGCACCACAGTGGAGGAGAATGGGATGTTGAAGAGCAGGCTTCAGGAGGCTGAGGCTGTTCAGATGCAGACTAACAGTGCTGAACAGGACTACGAGGAGGTCATCCGGCTTCTGGAGGCTGAAATCAAAGATCTGAAGGAGCAACTCACTGAAAAGAAACACACGAGTTTGCAGGTGGCGAAC GAAGACATGATGGAACTGAACAAGAGGCTTTCCATTATCGACAGTCAGCTAAGAAAGTCGGAACTCACCAGGAAACATCTGGAAATCTCGAATAAAAAGCTGCTGGGCTTTGCTcat aatgttCACAAAGTCCTCACCAGTGGCAGTTTATTTGCGATGGAGAACAA GTCGCCCCTGGCAACAGACAGTCCGGAAATCTCAGACTCCACCCACCAGCTTGTAGCTGAGGCCAGAGAGCTCATGGAGAGGGTGTGCTCACTTTGTGCAGATGATCACA CGTTACCGCAGATCACTGAGGGATCTATCACTGGTCCAGGGTTCGAGTGTGTGGTTGA AGTGAATCATCAGCCTCAAACGTCTCTTGCTGGAGTTCACGTTAAAGAGACTCGATGTCTCTAA
- the si:dkeyp-72e1.9 gene encoding syntaxin-binding protein 4 isoform X5 produces the protein MSCLKKTELEHFDGLSLIYWTLMGPYGVDRAVHLMQFSDCENGLGIKVIGGVKEVTGEEFGVYVKRILPGGLASIDGHLQPGDQILEVNGESLIGVTSERAVDILRAASSTNHMRLLIARDEEARKEFAELMEKYGSNGSTGSTRNSPIQHTGKYLDSTSSGSSSRSQSPLLLSPAGTQNAFNNTGQLLRSLSHPGEGVIQLISVVRSSTLGLSVSGGSNRPDGPAVFIQEVMSGGDCHRDGRLRAGDQLIAINKESLIGVTHEEAKSTINRVKLSHEPMVEIAFIPGKGHFPCSTSLHSGVQRARANGYGRLKVHVTSAEVRSEDTAPSSSPDISPADIHASAALHTQSNGAASKPKVSLDPHIRLRSEKLDLALSYLGLDVTEEKRRKIRESLSTDPQGTVSYGEFVEATRNVYHDKLEEAGLAQGPFMFSYHEAASLMDTSAFHSPTGESECSYSSEEMEQFQSEVKQLQTQMKQLEGLVEDTEDSKKILKDELQKTTEKSSTTVEENGMLKSRLQEAEAVQMQTNSAEQDYEEVIRLLEAEIKDLKEQLTEKKHTSLQVANEDMMELNKRLSIIDSQLRKSELTRKHLEISNKKLLGFAHNVHKVLTSGSLFAMENKSPLATDSPEISDSTHQLVAEARELMERVCSLCADDHTLPQITEGSITGPGFECVVEVNHQPQTSLAGVHVKETRCL, from the exons gACGCTGATGGGGCCATATGGAGTAGATCGAGCAGTGCATTTGATGCAGTTTTCAGACTGTGAGAATGGATTAG GTATCAAAGTCATTGGTGGTGTGAAGGAAGTAACAGGAGAGGAGTTTGGAGTTTATGTGAAGAGGATCTTACCAGGTGGCCTTGCGTCTATTGATG gaCACCTACAGCCTGGAGACCAGATCTTGGAGGTGAATGGAGAAAGTTTGATTGGTGTAACGAGTGAGAG AGCGGTGGATATTCTCAGAGCTGCTTCATCCACAAACCACATGCGTCTTCTGATAGCACGAGATGAGGAAGCTCG GAAAGAATTTGCTGAGCTGATGGAGAAATACGGCTCTAACGGCAGTACTGGCTCCACGAGGAACTCCCCCATTCAGCACA CAGGCAAATATTTGGACAGCACATCATCAGGGTCCTCGTCCAGATCCCAGAGTCCTCTGCTGCTCAGTCCAGCTGGGACTCAGAATGCGTTCAATAACACAGGACAGCTACTGCGCTCGCTCAG tcaccCAGGTGAAGGTGTGATCCAGCTGATCTCAGTGGTTCGCTCCAGCACTCTGGGTCTCTCAGTCAGCGGAGGCTCTAACAGACCAGACGGCCCAGCCGTGTTcatacaggaagtgatgtcgGGAGGAGACTGCCATCGG GATGGACGACTCAGAGCAGGAGATCAGCTCATCGCCATTAACAAGGAGTCGCTGATCGGAGTCACACACGAGGAGGCCAAAAGCACCATCAACCGAGTGAAACTCAG CCATGAGCCGATGGTGGAAATCGCCTTCATTCCAGGGAAAGGTCATTTTCCCTGCAGCACGTCGTTACACAGCGGAGTTCAGAGAGCCAGAGCGAACGGATACGGCAGGTTAAAAGTGCACGTCACCTCTGCTGAG gtTCGATCAGAAGACACAGCACCATCCTCTTCTCCTGACATCAGTCCCGCAGACATTCACGCCTCAG CAGCCttgcacacacagagcaatgGTGCCGCGTCCAAACCGAAAGTCTCGCTGGACCCCCACATACGACTGCGATCAGAGAAACTCGACCTG GCTCTGTCTTATCTCGGACTGGATGTcacagaggagaagaggaggaaaatcAGAGAGAGTTTGTCCACAGATCCTCAAGGGACAGTGTCTTACGGAG AGTTTGTGGAGGCCACACGTAATGTGTACCACGATAAGCTGGAGGAGGCGGGGCTTGCACAGGGACCCTTCATGTTCTCCTATCACGAGGCGGCGAGTTTGATGGACACGTCAGCCTTCCACTCACCT ACGGGTGAATCAGAGTGCAGCTACAGCAGTGAGGAGATGGAGCAGTTTCAGTCTGAGGTGAAGCAACTGCAAACACAGATGAAACAGCTAGAG GGTTTAGTGGAGGACACAGAGGACagtaaaaaaattctaaaggaTGAACTTCAGAAAACCACAGAG aaaTCCAGCACCACAGTGGAGGAGAATGGGATGTTGAAGAGCAGGCTTCAGGAGGCTGAGGCTGTTCAGATGCAGACTAACAGTGCTGAACAGGACTACGAGGAGGTCATCCGGCTTCTGGAGGCTGAAATCAAAGATCTGAAGGAGCAACTCACTGAAAAGAAACACACGAGTTTGCAGGTGGCGAAC GAAGACATGATGGAACTGAACAAGAGGCTTTCCATTATCGACAGTCAGCTAAGAAAGTCGGAACTCACCAGGAAACATCTGGAAATCTCGAATAAAAAGCTGCTGGGCTTTGCTcat aatgttCACAAAGTCCTCACCAGTGGCAGTTTATTTGCGATGGAGAACAA GTCGCCCCTGGCAACAGACAGTCCGGAAATCTCAGACTCCACCCACCAGCTTGTAGCTGAGGCCAGAGAGCTCATGGAGAGGGTGTGCTCACTTTGTGCAGATGATCACA CGTTACCGCAGATCACTGAGGGATCTATCACTGGTCCAGGGTTCGAGTGTGTGGTTGA AGTGAATCATCAGCCTCAAACGTCTCTTGCTGGAGTTCACGTTAAAGAGACTCGATGTCTCTAA